In the Deltaproteobacteria bacterium genome, AAAGAGGAGGCAGGTGGAGGAAGCGCTTTAATCTGTAGACGAAATCACCTTATTCCCTGTATAATATGCAGTTCTTATGCGTGAAGTCGATGTCATTATAGTAGGGTCGGGGCTTGCCGGGTCTGCCGCTGCCAAACGGCTTGTCGATGCCGGAATGGAGACGCTCGTACTTGAACGAAGCACTCTGCCCCGTCACAAAACATGCAGCGGCATCCTCTCACCGAGGGGGCACCGCTTTCTCCTTGAAAACTTTGGCCCCCTGCCGAGGAAGATACTCCATGAGCCGACCTACTGCAAGGGGGTAACCTTTCACTTCCCTTCCATGGTCTCTTTTCCCATGGATTTCTTCGGAGGCACCACACCCCACCTGCACAGGAAATATTCCGACTACTGGGCAATCAAGCGGAGCGGAGCGGAGATAAAAGAGCGAACCGCCTTTACAGGGCTTGACGACAAGGGAGATCATGTTATCGTCCATGCCAAAGAGAAGGACGGCGGTAAAATAACTCTCAAGGCAAAGCAAGTCATCGGAGCCGACGGTCCCATATCGCATGTGATCCGTTCCATTTATCCCGACTACCCCAAACGGATACCCTGGTTCTTTGTGGGCCAGAAATTCCACGATATCATCGAGTGCGCTCTCGATGAAGAGTATTTTCATTTCTGGTTTCATCCTGATCTCGGACACTACACCTGGAGCCATGCCAGGGACAAGAGGCAAATTGTAGGCGTCGGATTTAAAGTAGGCGACAATTTTGACGTCAAACAGGCCAATGTAGTCAGCTATCTGAAAGAAAAACACGGAACAAAACTAAAAGAGGCGGCCCATGCCGATGGAACGGCGGAAAACTTCGGCCCCTCCCTTATCAACACCTACGTCTTCGGTAAAGGAAACGTCCTCATCACCGGACAGGCAGCCGGCTTCCTCAATATGATCGGCGAAGGAATGAGCTGCGCCCTTCATTCGGGAGCCATAGCGGGCGAATCCATCATCGAGGCAAGGGCAGCCAACAAAGACATGCAGGAGACTTATCGCGCAATGATCGCCTCTGAAGTAAGGCGCACTTCCGACCAGTGGAATCCCTTTA is a window encoding:
- a CDS encoding NAD(P)/FAD-dependent oxidoreductase gives rise to the protein MREVDVIIVGSGLAGSAAAKRLVDAGMETLVLERSTLPRHKTCSGILSPRGHRFLLENFGPLPRKILHEPTYCKGVTFHFPSMVSFPMDFFGGTTPHLHRKYSDYWAIKRSGAEIKERTAFTGLDDKGDHVIVHAKEKDGGKITLKAKQVIGADGPISHVIRSIYPDYPKRIPWFFVGQKFHDIIECALDEEYFHFWFHPDLGHYTWSHARDKRQIVGVGFKVGDNFDVKQANVVSYLKEKHGTKLKEAAHADGTAENFGPSLINTYVFGKGNVLITGQAAGFLNMIGEGMSCALHSGAIAGESIIEARAANKDMQETYRAMIASEVRRTSDQWNPFKIATDKPHEADFPEALMKLSLSDRAKVMKDIWNFLVLYKEFKWGRQILSAGIDRLFKGAYSRKKWL